CGCTGTCCCGCGTGCTGTACCCCGAACGAAGGAGCGATGGCGGGTTGTCGACGGGCGCATTCTGGCCGTCGTCGGCTCGGCCGCGCTGACCCTGGCGCTGGCCTGCTGCCTGCTCGACATCCACCGCCTGGCCGCTTATCAGGACGGCATCACACTGTGGAAAGATACGATTGAAACCCAGCCTGGTGATGGCGTCGCGCACAATAATCTCGGCCATGTGTTATCGAAGGCTGACCGGTTTCAGGAAGCCAAGGAACAATTTCAAGAGGCACTGAAAATCAATCCCAAAGACGCTGCGGCCCACGGCAATTTAGGGTTGATGCTGATGCAATCGGACGAATTGCAACCGGCCATTGAACAATTCAGACAAGCCCTACAACTCGATAGCGATTACAGCGAGGCGGGCAGTAATTTGGGCGTGGCATTGATGAGGCTGGATCGGACGCAGGAGGCGATCGATCAACTCTGCAAAACGCTCCGAAACGATCCCTACTGTGCGGCGGCACATAGTAATTTGGGAGTAGCCCTGGGTAACATGGGACGGACCCAGGAGGCGATGAAACAGTTTCAACTGGCCGAGCAATTAAATCCTCTTGACGCCAATACCTATTTTTATTTGGCGTTGGCGAATTCTCAATTGAACCATTCAGCAGCGGCTCAGGCGGCGGCGCAAAAGGCTGCCGAGTTGGCGCGCTCGCAAGGCCAGACAGCGCTGGCCCAGAAGATTGCAGCATGGCTGCTGAATTACCAAGGCGGTCCAAGACCAGAGCGAAAAGACCGCTAAGGCGTCATCGATCGGGTTTGGGATCGTCGTGATGGTCATCGGCGGAATCCACCGATTTACCGAAGCGGCCTTGCTGGCGGCGCTTCCGGGCGGCGAAGCGCTGACGCACGGCGTCGAAGGCCGAAGCCTGCCACGCCCACAATCCCCAGCCCAGAGCCAAAACACCGATCAGGAGCACCCCGCCGCCGACCAGTACTGCGCCCAACCATAGGCGGCCACCCAACAATGATCCGATCAATTCCGCCAATCCGGCTAGCAACACTCCGGTGGCCGCCACCAACAGGGCCAACAGCAAGACCAACGCGGTCAGCCCGACAATGGCCCACATTGCCGCTTTGCGCAGGCGCAGCTTGAAGCGCTCGATTTCCGCAGCCAGCAGGTGGGCAAAGTATTCTCGGGCTTCGGCGATGCGTTGGAGCGATTCGGCCAGCGCGTCAGGACCCGTGGGCTCCGTTGTGCGCTGGTCATCGGTCGCGTGTGGCGACGAAGTATTGGCTGCATCGTGCGGAGGTATCGCGCCGTCGTCCGGCATAGAGCAATGAAACCGATTAGGGGAGGAACAGCGATCAGCGCCGCTTACCGTCGAGAAAGCAATAACCCTGCGACGAGACCTAATCCGGCGGCAATCACGACCGATTTCATCGGTTCGTGCCGCACGAAGTCTTCCACGCTGTTGCACAGTTCGGCGGCTTTTTCGCGCATTTCGGCACAGCATTCCGATGCTGAACTTTCAATGTCGCTCATCACCTTGTCGAGGTCTTCATTCATGGCAGGTTCTCCGTGAAGAAACCAAATTAATATCTTGCCGGGGCTACAGACGGGCATCGCTAGATCGCCGGCAGGGTTGAACCGCTTTATGTTGCATCGCATTGTACGGTGCTGGGGTCAGGCTGACAAATGCTATTCAGTCGGCGGTCGATCCAGGGGTTGGACACAAAGCGGCGCAGCAGATTGCGAATGCCCGGCTCCGCGGCGGCGAACGTCTGTCGCAAATGCGTTTCGACTTGCTCAGTTGTGACGGCCCTCGGACGGCTGCCAGGCGGTTGCGAAGCGACATCTGGAATTTGATCGGCCTCCGGCAGTGCGAAGTGAAACCCATTCCACTCCAGCCACACTGGCGCGTCGGAAGAATCCAACAGTGAATTGATGCGCTGCCTGACGCGCTCGCTCCACAGCAAACCGTAAGCATTGCGGAAATCGAGCCAGACCTGGGTCCAGCCGGAGAGCGGACTTAACGAGTTTTTCCATCCTCGTTGTCTGAGCGATGGAAACCGCCCAGCCAGCGGCGCCACACACACGGCTGCGCAGAGCAAGGCAATACCAGGCAACGGGTCGGTGGTGCGAAGCGCAATCGGTACGGGCAAGAACCGCGAGAAGAGCCAGACTTGACCCGCCGCCGCCAGTAAACTCACGATCGCATACCGAGTGGGCAAATAATTGACGCAACCCAGCAACAGCAACGCCGCATAAAAGCATTGCCACACGATTGGCACTTCCAGTTTTTCCGCGGGATCCATGGCCAGCGATTGCAGCGCCGGCAACGCCGCAATGATCCAAAAGCTGAATACAATCCATTGCCAAATGGCATGCTGCGGTCGTTTGGCGCCCAACAACGAGATCAGCGGACAAAATGTGGATACGAGAGCTACCAGCGATAAATCGCCTGCCAGATGCCCATCCATCATGGTTTGCGAATTCAGCACCAGCATGGTCGCCAAAGCCAGTAGTGAAACACAGGTCCAAACGATGGGGGCCATCAACGTGGTTCCACGAACCTGCTGCAAGCCATGTCGCAAAATGATCGCCGATAGTGCCAGGAGCGTGACGGTCAAAAATACTTTCAGAAAGTCGCTGAAATCACTTGGCAAAGCCGTGGCAGCGACCGCGAACAGTAAGTTGCTCGGGCTGGTCTGGAAAGCTTGCATGGGCAACTGTGAATTCTCAATGCGTGGAAGTCAGTGGAATCAAGGGTTATAGACTCAATCCACTCCATTGGATCGTCCCTGGCCAAACCATCGGCGGTAGGCCGCATATTCGTTATAGGCAAACCTTTCGGATCAGGGAAACCTTGCCTTGTTGAAAAAAAGCAACGTTTGCGGTTGCTTTGCCGCCTGGGTAGGGAATGCTTAACCGTCCGCCCCAATCGCCCGCCGCAGTAATCAACCTGCGAGCCCATGTGGATGAAGTTTCCACCAACTTCGGGTTTCTGTGCGGGGCGGAGTTATCAGCGACTTCGAAAGCCAGCAAGCCGCGGGCAGGGGTCGGACGTCAAAAGTTGGCGCATTTTTTAGCGCATCAACTGCGACCTCTGATCCTTGACCCTGGCTAATCCGATCGCTTTCCTCCCGTTCATTACCCGGAGTTGAATTATGTACCGATTGATAATCCTTTCGACCACAATTTTGGCCTCCCTGGCGGTCCGCGCCGAGGCCATCGAGATGTTCACGAACTTTCATAACGGCGAAAATATCGGCTTTCCGCCGATGCAGGTGCCGATTGGCGTTTACGGTGGATGGGGCCGCGGCGGATGGAATCCAAATGCCGAGGGCATGCCGCTGAAAACCTGGCCACCGGTGCCGTCCATGACGCCCACCGGGCAAATTCCGGGTGGTTTTCACCGATTTAACAACGGTGCGTCTAACGGCAAAGGGTCTAATTCCAACACTACCAACGCGACCTCCTCACAAACATCTTCTTACAAAGCCGGGCCTAAGTTTGCTGGCCCTTCCGCATCTGCCGCTTATAACTCTGAGCGAGACAATTTTGGCGGGGCAAAGAAAGGCGACTTCAACGGCAGTGAATTCGATGGGAGCGGATCACTCGTCCATGTCAGTAGCAGAAATGGGTTTGGGCAAACGCTGGTGAGCGACCGCCGACACAATAATCGCTGGCAACGGGAATACAATTTTGTTCCGGAAAACAGTGAAAATAGCCCGCAAAATGCCGGTACTGCACGTGACGAAAAGAAGCCCAACGGCATCTCCCGACAGAAGCTGGAACCTGCATTGGAATCGCCGCCGACGCCGACGGTTTTGCACGCTGTGGAAGGAAAACCGCCGATTTCGTCCGATGCGGATCAGGAAACTGGGGGCTAGGAATGGCGGGAGATAAACGGAAGACGTTGGTTTGAAGGGGTCGGTTCAGCCGCTGTCTCCCCATTGCGTATCCATCACCCTGTTCGTGGCGTGCAAACTCGGCAGATTGTGTTAATGCCCGGAAGGCGGCACGCCCGATAAGTACAGTACGACTATGTCGGGAGGACGGAACCGCCAAAGCTAGCAGGGTTGTTCCGTTTCAGGATAAAGATCATGGCACGACGATGGATCGGCATGCCATGATCTTTTTTTTGCGCGCAGACGATTTGTGTACCCGGCCAGTTTTAACATCCGCCCTCATCTCCGGCTGCTTACTTACTACCGCCAGAGGGAACTGTGGCGCCGCTCTTGTCTTTATCCTTATCCTTTTGCTCTTTTTCCTTCTTCAACTGAGAGAGCAATTCGGCTGTGGCCTGGCGCTGAGCAAACGGTGCGGGACTGGTCAAAGCCTGTTCCAACACGTTGATTGCCACATCGGTTTTGCCGCGATCTTGCAAGATTTTTCCCACGTAAAAAGCAGTGTCGGGGCTGATGCTGCCCGTGGCGAGGACTTTATTCAAAATTTCCTCGGCTTTTGCCGTGTCGCCCAACTTGTATAACACCCAAGCGTAGGTGGCGGCGATTTCCGGGTTAGCCCGATCGCCTTGCGTGGTGGCCCGAAGATCGAGTTCCGCGATTTGCTGGGCACGGTCCTTTTTGTCTTTATCGTTTTGTTCGATCAAAACGAGGGCCAGCTGATTGCTCGCTTCAATGTTCAGTGGGGCCTGGGCCACGGCTTGCTCCAGCAACGTTTCGGCTGTGGTCAAGTCGCCGGTGATACGCGCGATTTCGCCGAGGAGAATCTTGGCGTCAAGTGATTTGGGATCGATCTTCAGCGCTGCGTCAGCGTACTTTTGCGCTTCATTGAGTTGATTGGTGGCCATTCCCCAACGAGCCGCCTGTAATTGCACGACCGGGTCCTTGGGATTCTTCTGCACGGCGTAACTGATCGATTTGGTGGCGTTGTCGTGATCCTTCGCTTGTTCGTACAATCCGGCTAACGCAATATAAGGGTTGATCGATTTCGAATCGATTTTCTGCGCCGCTTCATATTCGTTGTAAGCTTCCTTAGGTTTGCCAAGTTCGAATAAGGTGCGGCCCATGCGCGCATGAACCAGCGCATTGTCGGGGTCTAAATCCATCCACGATTTCAAATAAGGTAGCGCTGTTTCCCACTGGTTGCGGTTTTCCGCTACAGCGGCCAACCCAGAATTCAATCGAATATCGAAATTTCGCTTCCGCTTTGAACTTTCGCTGATTTTTTCAATCAACGATTTGGCTTGCAACAAGTCCGATTCGGCGTCCGTCACTCGATGTTCTGCCAGGGCCAGTTCGGAAAAATACAGATAGGCATCAGGGTCATTGGGATAAGCCATCACGGCTTTTTCCAATTCGGCGTGAACATTATTAAACTGACCAGCCGCAGCCCACAGCCGGGCCATCATAACTTCCACGGGTGGGATTTTCGGGTTTTTCTCCCGGACCCGGCTCAATAGTTCGCGTGCCCCGGAGATGTCTTGATTACGAAACCGGGTAATGGCATCGTTCACTTCTTGGTACTGCGGACTGCTCGCATCCGATACCGAGTTGCCGATGAGCCAATCCGAGGTAAATGGATTCGTGGGCGGTGAAGTAACTCCAGAGGAGGTGGCCGATGGTACCGCGCCCGATGATGTGCCAACCGCCGGCGTGGTTTGCGCCTGAGCCGCACGTTCCAGAATCCTTGGCAATAGCGCCACCATGGCCAGGGCCAACGCAAAATGAGCTTTGCAATACTGTGTAGACATGAACACATTCCTCGCGGTTGAAATTGTTTCGTATAAAGAACGACCACTTGCCGTTCCGGCGGTTCTTGCCGGCGCCGGAAGAGCCAAATCGAGAAGTTACTGGCTAACAATTTAATAAAACGGCAATTGTGCCTAACCGTACCTATTCTAACATCCAGCCCACGGGGAACATAGCTGCTGGCCAAGTACCACAGTTCAGGATAAACCGATTTTTGCGCCCGTGACGGAGGCAGGGCGCGATTGAATCGGCCGTGGGAAAAAGAAAAAGCAATCACAAAGAGTTGGTAAACGACGCTTGGAACGCCCGATCCATTGGAAGTTACCGACATCGGCGGAACCTGCCTCCGGCCGTCTAAACCGCGATACGCAAGCGAACTTATTCCGGTTGGAAATTTGGTTGAAGCCGGCCGATAACCAGATGCTCGTCGCTGGGATTCTTAAATTCGGATTTTGCCGAGGCACTCCAGCTAAAGCCTGTTATCTGTCCTTGCCCGTCGGTGTAAATACGCAAGACGCCTTGGCCGACACCGTCATGGTCCTTGCCGTTGGGACCGCGGTCATGCCGGGTATCGGTGGGGCCGTGACCCGATTCAGAACTGTCGATAACGGTTACCATCCATTGTTGCATGCCGGGCAAAACCGGATCTTGGGGCTGAATTTTCAGCGGGCGGTCGGCGACCAGCATGACGTGACCGGTGTTGTCGGTGCGAGTCAAATACTTCACCGCCAAAATATCGCCCGGCAACATGTCTTGCACGTGAGGAATCAAAGTAAAGCCCTTCTGCTCCACGATGGCATCGTGGTAGCGCTTGGCGCTGGGGCGGCTGGAACTCAACCATTTTTTGAATTGATCCTTGGTATATCCATAGGAGTATTGCAACAGCGAATCGATAAACCCACTGCAATCGGCGTGAGATTGGTAGGGAGCAACGAACGAGACTTGAGGCGCGCCGTGGTTGTAATTGGTGTTGGTTAGATCAAGGTGCGCTACCAACGCCTGGGCCACGGTCAAGTGCTTGGGCACGGACGCAGTCGGCTGGGTCGTGGCGCCTGGCGCACCCTCACGCTGAGCCCACACCGTGCGCGAAACGATGAGCAACAGAAAAATAGAACATAAGCGAGTTTTGCTCATCATTAGAGCCTTCCCGAAGGAATTGAACGAGGTGTGCGTTACTAACGGAAAAGCATCGCATCTTTGACCCACTCGTGCAACTGCTCTACCATGATGGTAGATTCAAGCATGGTGGTTGTATCGAGTGCTTGGCGGCGGGGCTGGATTTTCTTGCCGAGTGTCGGGTGACTGGTGGATTATGTCGTTTCTTCAGGGACATTTGCTCGTGGCTTCACCGAAGCTGGGGGATCCGAATTTCTTTCGGTCCGTGGTGCTCGTGGTGCGGCACAACGAAGAGGGAGCGTTTGGTTTGATTCTGAATCGCCCAAGCGACACTCCTTTAAAACATATTTGGGATAAGGTGAGCACAACACCCTGCGAAACTGACGCCGTCATTCATCACGGCGGCCCGTGCCCGGGCCCGCTGATGGCCATTCACACCGAAGAGTTTTTGGCGGAAAGCGAAGTGCTGCCGAATCTCTACTTTGCGGCCGATAAAGAAAAACTGGAGCATTTGGTGCTCAAACCGAGTAAAGCGGCCCGATTCTACGCTGGTTATGCGGGCTGGCAGTCCGGTCAATTGGAAGCGGAAATGAAGGAAGGGGCTTGGTTCAATTCGCCCGCACAACAGGAGCATGCCTTTTGGCCACAAGATGATTTATGGGAAGAGGTCTGCCGCGTGCTGTCGGCCACCACGCGGATTGCGGGCATTAAGCTGAAGCACCAACCGTCCGATCCGTCGCTGAATTAAGCTGCATTCAAGCGTGTGCATGGGGGGGTTCAAAAAGAAAATCGGTGCCGTCGATGAGCACCGCAAGAGACTTTTGCACCGAGACCGACGGAAAAACTCAGCCCTGGGGGTCACAGATGCGAATCGGCCATTCGGCCGCGCCGCATAAGCCGTTCGAAGCGGCGGTAATCGCTGAAACCAGGCGAGTAATACAGTTTGCTTTTACCTTGTGGCGGAGCCACGCCGGGGTCGGTAGCAAAATCAAGCCGGTGTTCCAGCAGCCATTGTATGGCAGTTTGTGCGCCTGCCACCGTTTGCTTGGCAGCCAAGGTTAGCAGGTTGTCGTTCGCCGGATCAAACGACACCAGCGTCTGCTGCAAAATGCGGCCTGTGTCGATGCCCTCGTCCACCCGGTGTAACGTAATGCCCAAGTGAGCTTGGTCATTGTTCATCGCCGCCCAGAAGGCGCCATGTGCCCCGCGATACAGTGGGGTAATACCCGCATGCACATTCACAAAACAGCCCGCTGCCTGGAGCACAGTTCGGCGAATAATGGAAGTTCCCCAGACCAAAACAAGGTCGGGGCGGGATTGTTGCAACAGCCCGACGACCGCCTCGTCATTTATCGAAGTCACCGCTAACTGCGGACAGCGCGGTTGATAATTTCGGGCCGATTGCTCTTCGCGCCAGGCATCAGAAGCCTGAGCTGCCGGGCGCATGGCACAACGGGCGTAAATTCCCAGAAGCATGCGGTCGAAAGGGTAAAACCAGCCTAGCTTGCGAGCCCGTCGGAGCACCATTCGTAGCGTTCGCTTTCGACTGGATTGTTCCCATACGATGGCAGCCAAGTCGAAGTTTCGCTCTAACTCGCGCACATAGTAACGCCCCGACGCGCTATCCGCGGCCAAGACAACCAGGCGGGGAAATGTAGAACAATTAGATTCTGCCGCTGCCGAGCGATCGGTGGATGGGGCCGTTTGCGCACCCTCTTCCCTAACAGCCGACGGTTGCTGCGGCGATGGCCACGACGGTGTAGCGTTCATTCCATCAGCCTGCCTGTGACGAACGGTTTGTCAGGCTGCAACCCAGCGCGAGGCAATCCTCAGGATGCGGCTCGAAGCAGAACGGGAACAGATTCGGGCTCGTAGGTTTTATTGTGAGCGGCTTGCATGCGGGCGGCCACATCTTCCATCGTTAGGATATCCAATTTACCGGCTTCGCGCAACTCGGCGGCTTCGTGGCAGATTTTGTCGAAGGCTCCGAGCAATTGATCGGACCCGCGAATCAGATTTTCCGGATGCGTGTACAAACTGAACACGCGTCCGAGTTTTGCGGCTCGACGCATACCCAGGCTGGCGCGACGCACCCGATCGGCGGCCGAAATGTGCTTGGAAATGCCGTCGAATCCAGAGAAAAACATGCTGTGCGGGATTTGCCATAAATTGCCAGAGCGCCGGACCGCAGCCAGTGTAGGCGTCATCGGCCAGCGTTCGTCGACATAGCGCAAGGGCTGCAAGAACAATCTCGCCAGCTTGGGGTGCAGCACTCCGTTGGGACCCAGACCAAACCAATACCATTCATTATTTTCACCCCGGTAGCAGTGATAACCGGTTTCTTCCAGGGCATCCAAATGGCCTGCAAAATTATGCGGAAATACAACGCTGTGCAAGGTGCGTCCCCAGTTCCGGGCCAAATCCTGACAGAGCTTGAATTCCGCTCGGGCGAGTTCTTTCGGGCAACCGCGGTCACCTACATCAATG
The Pirellulales bacterium DNA segment above includes these coding regions:
- a CDS encoding tetratricopeptide repeat protein; the encoded protein is AVPRAVPRTKERWRVVDGRILAVVGSAALTLALACCLLDIHRLAAYQDGITLWKDTIETQPGDGVAHNNLGHVLSKADRFQEAKEQFQEALKINPKDAAAHGNLGLMLMQSDELQPAIEQFRQALQLDSDYSEAGSNLGVALMRLDRTQEAIDQLCKTLRNDPYCAAAHSNLGVALGNMGRTQEAMKQFQLAEQLNPLDANTYFYLALANSQLNHSAAAQAAAQKAAELARSQGQTALAQKIAAWLLNYQGGPRPERKDR
- a CDS encoding tetratricopeptide repeat protein, whose translation is MSTQYCKAHFALALAMVALLPRILERAAQAQTTPAVGTSSGAVPSATSSGVTSPPTNPFTSDWLIGNSVSDASSPQYQEVNDAITRFRNQDISGARELLSRVREKNPKIPPVEVMMARLWAAAGQFNNVHAELEKAVMAYPNDPDAYLYFSELALAEHRVTDAESDLLQAKSLIEKISESSKRKRNFDIRLNSGLAAVAENRNQWETALPYLKSWMDLDPDNALVHARMGRTLFELGKPKEAYNEYEAAQKIDSKSINPYIALAGLYEQAKDHDNATKSISYAVQKNPKDPVVQLQAARWGMATNQLNEAQKYADAALKIDPKSLDAKILLGEIARITGDLTTAETLLEQAVAQAPLNIEASNQLALVLIEQNDKDKKDRAQQIAELDLRATTQGDRANPEIAATYAWVLYKLGDTAKAEEILNKVLATGSISPDTAFYVGKILQDRGKTDVAINVLEQALTSPAPFAQRQATAELLSQLKKEKEQKDKDKDKSGATVPSGGSK
- a CDS encoding YqgE/AlgH family protein translates to MSFLQGHLLVASPKLGDPNFFRSVVLVVRHNEEGAFGLILNRPSDTPLKHIWDKVSTTPCETDAVIHHGGPCPGPLMAIHTEEFLAESEVLPNLYFAADKEKLEHLVLKPSKAARFYAGYAGWQSGQLEAEMKEGAWFNSPAQQEHAFWPQDDLWEEVCRVLSATTRIAGIKLKHQPSDPSLN
- a CDS encoding formyl transferase; translated protein: MLLGIYARCAMRPAAQASDAWREEQSARNYQPRCPQLAVTSINDEAVVGLLQQSRPDLVLVWGTSIIRRTVLQAAGCFVNVHAGITPLYRGAHGAFWAAMNNDQAHLGITLHRVDEGIDTGRILQQTLVSFDPANDNLLTLAAKQTVAGAQTAIQWLLEHRLDFATDPGVAPPQGKSKLYYSPGFSDYRRFERLMRRGRMADSHL
- a CDS encoding polysaccharide deacetylase family protein, with protein sequence MSVGALVVSFDFEMGWSLRRSPQITPQFAVLDAMRDVVPRMLEILNRYQISATWATVGHLLLRPQDCPGGRFSYDLPQPRFSWFRGDWFSGIPRFGEQGWQWFYAPDLVEQIVNADTYQELGTHTFSHIDVGDRGCPKELARAEFKLCQDLARNWGRTLHSVVFPHNFAGHLDALEETGYHCYRGENNEWYWFGLGPNGVLHPKLARLFLQPLRYVDERWPMTPTLAAVRRSGNLWQIPHSMFFSGFDGISKHISAADRVRRASLGMRRAAKLGRVFSLYTHPENLIRGSDQLLGAFDKICHEAAELREAGKLDILTMEDVAARMQAAHNKTYEPESVPVLLRAAS